The Nostoc cf. commune SO-36 genomic sequence TCAGTAACTTTCCTAACACTGGTAATCAAGGTTTATCACTGAGTGGATTTTCAGACATTAGCTACATATCACAGACTATCCCTACAGTTAAGGGTCAAAACTACCGACTTATTTACTATTTCGCATCTATAGAGGAGCCACCTGACCTGAAGAATAAATTTCAGGTTTTTATCAGTGGCAAGAAGGTTTTTGTTAGTAATAATACTCCTTTTCAACCTTATAGGAAATACACCATATATTTCAAAGCGAAAGGAGAATCCACAGAGATAAAATTTGGTTCTATAGCCAAAAATTCCTTTTTGTTTTTGGATAATGTCAGTGTCAAATCTATACCTTAACATCAGGAAAAAGCTATAACAAATTGAAGCCTGAGTAATATCTGGCTCTGTCTGTAGTGTCTATAATGCCATTGAAATTCATTTGATTAAAGAACTCCATTATCGGTTTACCAAGAGAGATTGTTTTGAGTAGATGAATCATTATTCATATCAATAGCTAACTCTTATAAACCAAAATCAAATGTTCAACTTTATTGACACTACTTAGAGCCAGGATGGAACTACAAACTTGTTTTAACTGTCGTAATTTGGAGTCAAGTTTCATGAAGTTAACTAAAAAACTTTCAATTATTGTTTTTAGTTTTACTACTACCTTAGCTAGTGCTGCTGTGATGACTGGGACTTATATTCCAGTAGCGCAAGCACAATACGATCCCAACTCTGTTATAGATCCTGAAGACCTTGTTTTTAATGGAGGATTTGAACTTGACTCACTTGTTGATCCTAATAATCCTAACACTACAAACCCCAATATTACAGGATGGACTAAATATGGTGATCCGATGGATACATCAGGGATAAGAATTAGCAATTTTCCTCAAAGTGGTAATCAGGGCTTATCACTTGGAGGATTTTTAGACCTTAGTTACATATCACAGACGCTTTCTACAGAACCTGGTGTAGAATACCAACTTAGTTACTATTTAGCATCTATAGATGAAGCACCTGATCTTGATAATCAATTTCAGACATTTGTAGGTGGAAAAAAGATTTTTGATCAAAAAAATATTTCTTACCAACACTACACGCCATATAAGTTCAATTTCACGGCAGACGCATCATCTACAGAATTAAAGTTTGGGAATGTAGATAGATATGCATTCTTATACTTAGATAATGTGAGTGTAAAACCTGTACCTGAACCATCGTTTATTGGAGGAACAGCAGTTGCAGGTTTATTGGGAATCTGGCTTAAAAGAAAGCGAATAGCTAGCTAAAAATAATCCTGAAACAATTGTTAAAAGCTAGTAATAGAAAGTTAAACCGATAGTTCAACAAGAACGAAACCCAACGTTTTCAGCCTTTGTTGGGTTGCACTAAAGTGAAACCCAACGGGAGCATCCCATTTTTTTGAATGTCATTGCGAACGCAACGAAGTGGAGTGAAGCAATCGCAAAATCTCGCACTAAGGCATCATGTAAAAATAAGTTGTACAAATTTATTTGAAATAGCCTGGCGTATCTAGCTTTCACATAAAAATTGTTCAGGTTATTTTTACACAAATCCTAAGAACAAAAACTATGCGATTGCTTCGTCGTTCCTCCTCGCAATGACGGTTATTCTTTAGTTGCTAAATAAAAACTGGGATGCACCCAAACCCAACCTTGTATCTTAGAAATATTAGTAATTGCTAGACGATCGCTGTCCCTAGTTGCCACAGTATAGTTATACAAAACAGTAGTATTACTTTGGACTTGAGTTTGCCATCTTCCATGTCAACGATGCGATCGGCAATGTCTAGGATACGGTTGTCATGAGTAACCATCAAGATGGTGCAGCGTTGTTCTTTTGCCAGTTTTTGCATGAGATTGACTACATCTCGTCCCGATTGGCTATCAAGGGCGGCGGTGGGTTCATCCGCGAGGATGATTTGAGGATGACTGACTAAAGCACGAGCGATCGCTACTCTTTGTTTTTGTCCTCCAGACAGTTTATCAGGATAGTAATGCAAATGATTTCCTAATCCTACCTGCTCTAACATTTGGGCTGACCTAGCTTGCATCTTTTTTAACCCAAGATGTTGGTGCAATTCCAAAGCCATTTGGACGTTTTGGAGTGCTGTTAAACTACCATGCAAGTTATGTGCTTGGAAAATATAACCATTACGGCGTCGTGCCTGCATTAGTTGTTCAGCACTAGCACCACAAAGTTCTCGTCCCAACACCCGCAAACTACCAGATTGGGTAGAACGCAACCCACCCACTAAGGTCAGCAAGGTAGTCTTTCCAGAACCAGAAGGCCCGGTCATGAGAATAATTTCACCAGCGTTAATCTCTAAGTTAATGTTACATAAAACTTGTTTACGGAGTGAGCCGTGACCAAAATGATGGTCGAGATTCTGGATGGAGATGACGGATTGACTAGTCATAAATAGATCGATTACTCGTAACGCTCGTCATTGGTCATTTGTCCTTTGTCCTTTGCAAATGACCAATGACAAATGACAAATTTAAAACATATCAGCAGGATCAGTGGCTTGAAGTTTGCGGGTAGCGATCGCACCAGAAATTGTACACATAATGATAGTTAGCACCAATACCTGCAAGGCGCGAATTGCAGTCATGTACATAGGCAAATTTGTGGCAGTGCGAGTCAGTTGGTAAAGTGCTAAAGACACTCCCAATCCGGGGAAGAAGCCCAGCGCTGCCAATATCAACGATTCTTCAAGCACTACACCTAGCAAGTAGTAATTGCGATATCCCATTGCTTTGAAGGTCGCGTATTCTCGAACATGGGCATTAACATCAGTGGAGAGGACTTGATAGACGATAATTACCCCCACCACAAAACCCATCGATACACCCAAACTGAAAATAAACCCAATTGGGGAATTTGTTCTCCAAAAGTTATTTTCAAATTCAATAAATTCAGTGTGGGTTAAAACTCTGACATCATCTTTCAGGTAGGCTTTGAGCATTGCTGCTACTTTTTTCGGGTCATAACCTGGTTTAAGAACAATCAAACCTAGACTGACACTGCTGGACTGTCGCCCAGAAATAGCCGCAAAAAGTTTTGATCGCTGGTAATTAAGTTGCCATCAGAACCAAAGGAAGCACCAACTTTGAATAATCCACTAATGGTAATTGTGCGCCGTTCTATTTCGGTGGTTAGAGTTTTACCTTGGTCAATTTGAGCGATCGCTTTTTGATAATCTCCTCTTGCACCACGGTCAAACAAAACGGTATCCGGCATTTTGATCGCTTGCAATTGCTGATTAACATCCGGTAAGTCAAACGCTGGCTTGTCTGGGTTAAAGCCGATAACTAACACCCCCGCCTCACGGTGTGTTTGGGGATTCTTCCAAATTGTGTTGTTGAAATACATTGGTTCCGCCGATTTTACCCCTGGTATATCCATTGCCTGGTAAAGTCGCCGACGAGAAAATGTAGACAAGCTTGGCAAATTACGAGCCTGGGGACTCATTAAAACAATGTCTGCTTGCAAACTACGATGTAGTCTGGTGTTACTGTCATACAGCGCAGTTTGAAAACCTAGCTGCATGAACATTAAAAGATCCGCAAAGGCAATGCCTGACAATGCCACCAAAAGACGGCTTTTTTCATGATTCAGTTGCAGCCATCCTAAAGGGGTTCGTCGTCGCAGTTGTTTGAGCAATCCCATCATAGTGGGGAGTGGGGGGATGAGGGGACAAGGGAGTAAGGGAGTAACGAAGAAGAATTAATAACCAATGACAAATGACTAATGACAAATTTCACAATTCAATTACCGCCTTAACTTGCATATTGGTTAAGGTGGCAGCTTTTCGGCTGGAGGCTTCATCTAGTCGGATATGAACTTCTACTACTCTGTTGTCGATATTGCTTACGGGATCTGTGTTGATAACATTCTGCCGTCGCACTTGCAAGCCTTTGCGATCTACGATTCCCTGCAATTCAATGGGGAGATAATCACCAAAGACTCGCACTTGCTGCCCTGAATGTACTTTGCCGATGTCGCTTTCGTAGACTTCGGCTATCACATACATCTGGTTAGTTTGTCCAATATCTGCAATGCCATCATTTGATACTAATTCTCCAGGATGGGTATGGATCTCAAATACCTGTCCATTTTGAGGCGATCGCACCTCAGCCTGTTTTAAATTAGCTTTTGCCAAATTCATGGCTGCTACGGCACGATTGATTTCTGCTTGGACAGCTGCTACATCCACTCCCCGCACTTCAGCGATTTCATCTAGTTTTGCTGTCGCTTCTTTTACCTGTTGTTGACTTGTTGATTGGATACGATTTAACTGTGCTTGAGCTTCTTGCAAGCTTTTTTGGGCAGTTTCCCAGTTTAAACGCTTGCTATCCCGTTGGGAGGCGGAAATTGCCCCCTGTTGATATAACTGCTGATAGCGTTCGTTTTCTGCTTGGGCGTTACGCACTTCAGCTTGGAATCGCTCAATTGTCGCTACTTGGGCATTAATATCACCTTGACGTTCGGCTTCTAAGCGAGCGATCGCGGCTTTTTGGGCAGCAATTTCACCGCGTTTAGCACCTGCTTGGGTGCGGTTTAGGTTAGCCTGGGCTACTTTCACTTGTTCCTGTGCCTCTTTTAATGCTGCTTCCAGGCGATCGCGGCTGTTCAAAATTGCAATTACCTGTCCTGCTTTTACCCTATCTCCCTCCTTCACCAACAACTTTTCTACTCGGCTTCCTTCCGGAGACACCGCAGCAGAAAGTTTTATTACTTTTCCCTTTGGTTCGAGCCGCCCTAAAGCTGTTACCGTTTTTAACGGTGGCAATTGTCTTGCTGGAATTTGTGCCTCTGAATTTGCATAATTTTGCCAGCGTTTTACTATATAAAAACTTATTCCGCCAACCAATAAAGATGCAATTATACCTATAGCAACAGCTGGACGCAGAATAGACTTAGGGAACATTCTGTACCCTAGTTTTGAGTTTCGCACCATAGATTACCTCTTAACTAGTGGCGCAGAAAAAAGAATAAATTAGGCTTTTCTCAGTATTTATTTGCTAATTCTTACTTCTTTAGTCCGTTATTGTTGATTTATCACTTAAAAGCCCATAGAATAATTTAGAAATTGTTGAGATTTTACTTAAATAAAGTTATTTAGCTAGCGAGGAGAACAACAGATATCTTTGCTGAATGAGATATTTATGTTCTTGGCAAACTACCTTTGTTTTATGAAAGTACTCAGGTATAGTAGACTGTTTTCAAATTGCAGGTTGTAACAGCGCCAACAATCAGATTACAAATTTTATACTTTTTGTATCCCTGAATACTTGATCTCCGAGACATAAGCCATAGACACTAATTGTGTATTTAAATACTAAACACATGAAAAAAACTAGGCTTTTTAAATTTCTGTTGCCTTGTGTAGCTGTAGCCCTACCTCTAGCTTTGATTGGATCTTTACGCCCAACTAAAGCACAATCATCAAGTGTGCATCTGTGCGTGGGCAATCCAAGTAATGCAACAACAAATGTCTCATCTCCAAACAACTATTTATTAGTAAAACCTCAATATGCGCTGAGTTACAGCCGCGATAAAGGGATTGCAAATTGGGTGTCTTGGCAGCTAAATTCCTCGTGGCTAGGTTCCACACCCAGACAAGACAACTTCCGTGCTGATACTGCTCTCCCTAGTGGGTGGTATCGGGTAAGTAGCTCTGACTATTCTGGTAGCGGGTTTGATAGAGGACACATGACACCTTCTGCTGACAGAACAAAGACAGTAACCGATAACTCAGCAACTTTTCTCATGACGAATATCGTGCCACAGTCACCGGATAATAATCAGGGGCCATGGGCTTCACTAGAAAACTACTCCAGAAGCTTAGTGAGCCAAGGGAATGAACTATGTATTATTTCTGGCACTTACGGCATTGGTGGAACTGGATCGAATGGCACAAAATATACAATTGCTAATGGCAATGTTCAAGTTCCGACTAGGGTTTGGAAAACTATTATATTTAACCCAGAATCTGGGGTTACGACTAGCACGCGGGTTATTAGTGTTGATATGCCTAACATTCAAGGCATAAGAAATAACGATTGGAAAATATATCGAGTTTCTGTTGACTCAATTGAAGTTAAAACAGGCTTAAATTTATTATCGAATGTGTCAACATCTGTTCAATCTGTGATTGAATCTAGAGTTGATAATTTGTAGATAAATCAAAACTACACAAGATTTAATATAATTCGTAATTAATAAGTTTGTTAATTTCAATCCAGAGATTGAGTTAATCTATAAATTAATTACGAATTAGCTACTAAGTTTCCACAACTTTAGTAGAAATACCTGCTAAATCTCCAGATGGAGTTTTGCCAACAATATAAACATCAATATCTATCGTACCGATCCGATAAACTTTAATTTCATTGAGGTTATCTTTAAGAATCTGGACAAGTGTTTGAAATTTTTTAACATTTTGTTTCTGTTCTTCGTCATGCCACTCTTGTTCATAGGCACAATTCCGAAATAAATAATCTAAAGCCACTTCCTCAATCGGTGAGTCTTGGGGATGATTTGTTAACTGGAGTAGTTTTTGAGTTGTCAGACCGTTCGCTTCACCAGTCCATAAAAAAACCTCAAAAGGGTAGTCTGACTCGCTCATCATTAATAAATCAGCAGAAGACTGTTTTAATTTTTCAGTAATTTTGTTACTCATGAGTCATTAATTTCTGATACCGCTCATACTGTATCATCACCCGCTCGTTTTAACTGCTGCAATAACAGTATCGTCATTTACTAACTTGCCATCTTCCATGTGGACGATGCGATCGGCAATATCGAGAATACGGTTATCATGAGTGACTAAAAGAATGGTACAATGTTGCTCTTTTGCTAATTGTTGCATGAGGTTGACCACATCTCGTCCCGATTTACTGTCAAGGGCGGCGGTAGGTTCATCTGCTAAGACAATTTTAGGACGACTAACCAATGCACGAGCGATCGCAACTCGTTGTTTTTGTCCCCCAGATAAATCATCAGGATAATAATTCAGGCGATGCCCTAATCCTACCTCCTCTAACATTTGCGCTGACCGGGCTTTCATTTCTGCCGGGGAAATATTATTATGTACTTCCAAGCCCATTCTGACGTTCTGGAGTACTGTCAGGCTACCGTGCAAGTTATGTGCTTGGAAAATATAACCGTTATTGCGTCGCGCTTGGGTAAGTTGGCCTTTGTTAGCGCCACACAGTTCTTGTTCCAATATCTGCAAACTACCAGATTGGGCAGAACGTAAACCGCCGACTAAGGTGAGAAGTGTAGTTTTACCAGAACCAGAAGGCCCAGTCATAATAATAATTTCACCGGCGTTAATATCCAGGTTGATATCAAAAAGAACTTGCTTGCGGAGTTGACCATTACCAAAATAGTGGTCGAGATTTCTAACAGAGATTACAGCAGGCATACCAATTTTAGATTTTAGATTTTAAATTTTAGATTAGGAATTGGGTAAGTATCTTTATGCCCAATGCCCAATGCCCAATGCCCATTTTCTAAAACATATCTGCGGGGTCGGCAGACTGTAATTTACGAGTAGCGATCGCACCAGAAATTACACACATAATCATAGTTAGAGTTAATACCGTTAAGGCCCGTCCTACGGTCATATAAAGTGGTAAATTGGTGGCATTACGAGTTAAATGATAAAGTCCTAGAGGTGCGATCGCACCGGGAATAAAACCCAAAATTGCCAAAATTATCGCCTCTTCAAACACCACACCTAATAAATAAAGATTGTTATACCCCATTGCTTTGAAAGTGGCGTATTCTTTAATATGAGAATTCACATCTGTAGAAAGAACTTGATAGACGATAATCACGCCTACCATAAACCCCATTGCTACACCCAGGCTGAAGATAAACCCGATAGCAGTATTCGTTTTCCAGTAATTTATTTCAAATTCGATAAATTCTGCTTTGGTTAAAACTTTAACATCATCATCTAAATAAGTTTCTAAAGTTGTTTTCATTTGCTTTGGGTCGTAGCCTGGTTGCAGTTGCACCAAACCGACACTGACACCACTGGCTTCTCGTCTGGGAAATAGTCGTAGAAAATTCTGGTCGTTAGTGATTAACGTACCATCGGCTATAAAGGAGGCTCCGATTGAAAATAAGCCGCTAATGGTAATTGTCCGGCGTTCTATTTCGGTTGTGACAGTTTTACCCTGTTCTATTTTAGCGATCGCATCATTATAATCTCCTCTAGAGGCGCGATCGAACAAAACGGTATCCGGTAGCTTAACATCATCAATCTGGCGATTCACATCCGCTAAGTTAAACACTTGCTGATCTGGATTGAACCCCATAACTAATATTGTCGTCTTCTGATGTGTTTGGGGATTTTTCCAATCAACAATGTTGATATACATTCCTTCTGCCGATTTTACACCTGGTACATCCATTGCTTGATACAGGCGTCGCCGCGTAAAGCTAGACATATTTGGCTAGGTTACGTGCTTTGGGACTGATGACAAACATATCAGCCTGCATACTGCGATGTATGATTGTGTTACTTTCAAACAGCGCATTCTGAAATCCTAGCTGCATGAACATCAGAACATCGGCAAAAGCAATGCCTGACAATGCCACTAAAAGACGGCCTTTTTCATGACTCAGTTGCAGCCATCCTAAAGGCGTTCGCCGCCGCACTTGTTCGATTAATTTCATAATAGTGGGGAGTGGGGAGATGAGGGAGCAGGGGAGTGGGGAGTAAGAATTTTAGATTTTAGATTTTAGATTTTGGATTTTGGATTAAATTTCAATCTAAAATCCTCAATCCAAAATCTAAAATTGAATTGCCCAATTAAATTTCAATTACCGCTTTAACTTGTAAATTAGTTAGGCTAGAAGCATTTTGACTGGATAGTTTGTTGAGTTGCACATGGACTTCCACAACTCTGGCATCAATATTGCTAGAGGGGTCAGTGTTGATCAGATTTTGCCGCTTTACCTGCATACCAATCCAATCCACTCTTCCCTCTAATTCATTGCGTAGGGAATCACTGCTTACCCGCACATCCTGTCCGGGACGCACTTTCTTGATATCACTTTGGTAGACTTCTACTACTGCATACATCTGGTCGGTTTGACCTAAAGCCACAATTCCTTCATTGCCAACAGTTTCTCCGGCTCGTGTATTAATCTCCAAAATTCGACCGGCTTTAGGAGCCACAACATAAGCCTGCGCCAGTTCTGCTCTAATTTTATCTACGGTAGCTTGAGCGCTGTCTACCTCTGCTTGTGCATTTGCTATATCTGTTGGACGGACTTCAGCAGTTTGATTTAGGTTAGCTTTTGCTTCGTTAATCTGCTGTTGCAAGCTGGCGAGGGTTTGATTCTGGTTAGCTTTTGCTTCGTTAAGCTGCTGTTGTAGGGTAGCTATAGTTCTTGTCTGAGTCGCTTGGCTTTCAATTAAGGCTTGAGTGGAAGTTTCGGCGCTTAAGCGTCTGCTATCAACTTCCTGGCTAGAAATTGCTCCTGCTTTATATAAAGTTTCGTAGCGCTGCACGTCAGTTTCGGCATTACGTCTCTCGGCTGCTACACGAGCCACTGTTGCTTGCAAACTCCCTTGTTGCCCAAGGAGTTCTGCTTCTATACGATTGATTGTGGCTTGCTGAGTTTTAATGTTTCCTTCTAGTTCTACTTGCAAACGATTCACGGTAGCTTGACGCGCTCCAATTTCTCCCTGTTTAGCTCCAGCTTTTACCTGATTAAGGCGGGTTCTGGCAACTTGAACTTGTTTTTGTGCTTCAATCAAACTAGCTTGTAGGCGATCGCGGTTGTCCATAATCGCAACTATCTGCCCAGCTTTGACGCGATCGCTTTCTTTCACCAATAGTTGGTCTACCCGATTTCCTTCATTAGAAGAAGGCGCTGACAGTTTTATTACCTCTCCCTTTGGTTCCAACCGCCCTAATGCTGTTACTGTTTTTACTACAGGCTGAACGGCTACGGGTACTTTTTGCTTTTCACTAGCTGTAGCCTGAAGCTTCATCACCGCATAAACACTGATTCCACCTATGGCTAGAGAGCCAATTATTGCAAGTATAAGAGGCGATCGCAAAAGATTCTGAGAAGAGCTTAAACCCTCTGAAGTCCTGTTTTCCCTCATAGATTCCCCCTTACCACCAGTAGCAACCTGTACTAAACTGTTCAGTTCAGTTTATGCTAAACTAAACGGACTAGTTTAGTCAAGAAGATACAACTAAACTCTTTTTAGCTTTATCGAGGAAGGCAGTTATTGCAGAAGTAGCAAAGGTTAAATATCTCAACTGTTGCGTCAGCTTCCCGCAGGGTAAGAGAAGTGGCTCCCCCTATCCCCTCCACCCCTCTATTTATTTTCGCCATATTCTACCGGGGCATTTTGCAGCATCTATTAATATTGTTTATAAGAAAGGATAATTAATAAATGGTACGCATCAAAGCTGGCGAAGTGGATCGAGACAATTCCGTTGATAAAGTGGAGCAAATTCTGCAAGGAGCAATGCAAGAATTCCTTCAACATGGCTATGCTGGCACAAGTATGGATCGGGTAGCGGTAGCAGCAGGTGTTTCTAAAGCGACAGTCTACAGCCACTTTCAAGATAAAGAAGGACTTTTTAAAGTACTGTTAGAGCAACTGGCAAGCAAAAAAAACAACTCCATTTTTGGCACAGAACCTATTGAGGGAGAACCAGGCGCTATACTCCACCAGGTAGCAACCAAAGCATTAGAGCAGATGATTAACGACAAAGAACATAGCGCATTTATGCGAGTACTAATAGGGGAATCTGGGCGTTTTCCTGAGTTAGCTCAAATTTGTGTTCGGGCGATGATTAAGCCAGTAGCGGAAACTCTAACTCAATACTTAGCGGCTCCTGAATTAAAGATACCTGACCCAGAGGCAACAGCGAGAATTCTCATAGGAGCATTGGTGCATTTTCATATTACTCAAAATGTAATGCATGGAGAGGACATTATACCAATGGAAAGCGATCGCCTGATTGATGCCTTGACACACCTAATCAATAAATGCGCCGATTAGATTGGCTGTTTCCCAGCGCTTGTTCGTTGACATACTCACCTGCCTGAAGGCGAGGTGATTCTTGACGCTTCGTTGACAGGTGCTACCGGAGTAGTCTTATCCCGTCTCTGCGTCCGTTTAGAGTCGTGGCAATGCCCTATCCCGACTTTATAGTCCCCGCCGTTAACGGCGAGGTCTCTTATATTTTTGGCGGCGTTCTCGTCTCGGTCGTGTTCAGTTCCACAACTCAAGCATTGAACAGACCGAACTTTTAAATCAAGCTTCCCCCATTTGTAGCCACACTCAGAACAAACTTGACTTGTTGGTTCCCATCGACTCATAACACGAAAAACGCGATTAAATTTCTCAGACTTGCCCTCGCATAGCGTCCTAAATTCTCTCCACCCCTGGAGGCTGATAGCTCTTGAAAGCTTGCGATTTTTAACCATTCCTGACACATTTAAATCTTCCAAAACAATAGCTTGGTTTTCGCTAACAATCTTGGTAGATAACTTATGCAAGAAGTCTTTGCGGGTATCCGCCATTCTGTTGTGCAGTTTTGCGATTTTAATGCGAGTTGTGTTTCTACGTTTCGATTCTTTAGGTTGACGTGCTAGTTTTTTCTGAAGTTTACGAATTTTCCTGTCTAAAGTTGAATACTTAGGACTTTCGGCTTTTGTTCCATCTGACATTACAGCAAAGGTTTTGATACCCAAGTCTATACCAATGCTTATGTGTTTAGCATCAATACAAACAGGTTCAATCTCTACTACAAAGCTGAGAAAATAACGATTAGCACAATCTTTGATTACCGTAACAGAACTAGGGGCAGAGGGTAAAACTCTTGACCAAATAGGGCTAACGTTACCAATCTTGGTTAAATAAACTTGTTCCCCCTGAAAAGAAAAACCACCAATTCTGAATCGTGCTGATTGTTGATTAGTTTTCTTTTTAAATTTTGGTCTACCTACTTTTTTACCTTTTCGCTTACCTTTAAACGAATCAAAAAAGTTTTTGTATGCAATGCCTAAATCAGCAACCGACTGTTGCAATGGAATATTAGAAACTTCAGATAACCATTGTCGCTCAACAGTTTTCTTTGCTTGGGTAATTACCAATTTTTGCAAGTCGTTGTTACTTGGCAATTTTTCCGATTGTTTACAAATAGCCAGGGCATCGTTCCACACAACGCGAACGCAACCAAACAATGATCGCAAACTCTGTTGCTGTTGGTCTGTCGGATAGAAACGATATTGATACCTAGCTTTCATGGCTAATGCTGTCAGAAGGCCAGATATCACCTTGATTGATTGAGATCATCTTTGCCAAATTACCCATAATAAAAGAACCCCTCCCCGCTTGCTCTTACTACGGTGTACACACAAGTACTATCTGAAAGGGTTTCAGGCGTTATAAGCCCCTTAAATTGTCATTACGAGCGCAGTGATAACGGAGCGAACGCGAGTGCGTCTCGTAGAGAAGTAATCACATAATCCCGTGGTTAAAGCGATTGCTTGTCTACGAGACGCACTCGCGTTCGCAATGACAGACCTTCAGAGCGATCGCACAATCCTATTGCTAGAGGACGAAACCAAGTGTCAGGTGGGATTTCACGACTTGTGTGTACACCGTAGGCTTGCTCTTGGGGGAGACAAGGCAAAGCTTTGACGTTAACATCACTACACAAGCTACAGTTATAGCAGCCCCAAAAGGCTCACAGTCATGGGGCTGTATCCGTTTGTATTCCTTATTGCTAGCCAACTTAACATTAAAGCATACTTTATCTACCTTAGCTTTTTCACCAGGTAGAAGAATAAATTGGGCAAAAAGAGTAATTTTTCTAGATATGCTCTAACCACGGTCATCTCTCTAATTTATTCACAAACTTGAGGCTTTCTCATAACTCAAAAAAAATTACGAATAATGACTGTAAGAGCTTGTTTTACAATAATTGTTCCATCTAGAATCATACAAATTTTTATCCAACCCTATACAAAAGGTCTAAAAATTAAATGGATGATTTAAAACAATTAGACAAGTATGCCTTTCTAGTCTTAACAATGAGCAGAGAAGGTTATTCTAGTCGCCAGATCGCCCAGCAGTTTCATTTAAGTTATAAGACAGTAAAGGATATTGTGGAACGATTTTCTAACTGGCGATAAAATGAAGGAAATTTCCAATCCCCCGTGCCTCTGTCAAATCCCAACATCAAAGTTTTGAAACCCACGGAGGTGGGTTTTATTTGTGTAGACGCGGTTTCTAACCACCGATTTCACGTCACATTAAGCAAAGCTGTACTTAGTCTATCTTGCAGTCAACAACATAAACACAAAAGCCGCACCTTTAAGTGTTAGTGCGGCTTTAAGTTCCACAGAGATGGGTTGGTTCTATGAATATTCGTAGAAAGTATCTGGGATGTTTGAATGTCCCAGCACTTGGGGTTATTGCATCCCCCACTGGTTTAAGGTTCCATTTTTATCTCCAGTGTACGTCTGTGCAGACGCGACTGGATGCACACTGAAAAAACCCATTGGTGTCTTCTGTGGGCAGAACGTTAAGTTTTTTCCATAGAAGCTACAATGTTGCCTCCGGCTTTTTTCGTTCTTTACAAACTGCCATAAATATATACTCTAGCGATCGCCAGATTAATTAGGCAGGAATGACTTGAACAATTAGTGCGCGTTTATCCAGCGACTGGATTTTAC encodes the following:
- a CDS encoding HlyD family efflux transporter periplasmic adaptor subunit, producing MRENRTSEGLSSSQNLLRSPLILAIIGSLAIGGISVYAVMKLQATASEKQKVPVAVQPVVKTVTALGRLEPKGEVIKLSAPSSNEGNRVDQLLVKESDRVKAGQIVAIMDNRDRLQASLIEAQKQVQVARTRLNQVKAGAKQGEIGARQATVNRLQVELEGNIKTQQATINRIEAELLGQQGSLQATVARVAAERRNAETDVQRYETLYKAGAISSQEVDSRRLSAETSTQALIESQATQTRTIATLQQQLNEAKANQNQTLASLQQQINEAKANLNQTAEVRPTDIANAQAEVDSAQATVDKIRAELAQAYVVAPKAGRILEINTRAGETVGNEGIVALGQTDQMYAVVEVYQSDIKKVRPGQDVRVSSDSLRNELEGRVDWIGMQVKRQNLINTDPSSNIDARVVEVHVQLNKLSSQNASSLTNLQVKAVIEI
- a CDS encoding RNA-guided endonuclease InsQ/TnpB family protein — its product is MISGLLTALAMKARYQYRFYPTDQQQQSLRSLFGCVRVVWNDALAICKQSEKLPSNNDLQKLVITQAKKTVERQWLSEVSNIPLQQSVADLGIAYKNFFDSFKGKRKGKKVGRPKFKKKTNQQSARFRIGGFSFQGEQVYLTKIGNVSPIWSRVLPSAPSSVTVIKDCANRYFLSFVVEIEPVCIDAKHISIGIDLGIKTFAVMSDGTKAESPKYSTLDRKIRKLQKKLARQPKESKRRNTTRIKIAKLHNRMADTRKDFLHKLSTKIVSENQAIVLEDLNVSGMVKNRKLSRAISLQGWREFRTLCEGKSEKFNRVFRVMSRWEPTSQVCSECGYKWGKLDLKVRSVQCLSCGTEHDRDENAAKNIRDLAVNGGDYKVGIGHCHDSKRTQRRDKTTPVAPVNEASRITSPSGR
- a CDS encoding helix-turn-helix domain-containing protein is translated as MSREGYSSRQIAQQFHLSYKTVKDIVERFSNWR
- a CDS encoding TetR/AcrR family transcriptional regulator, producing MVRIKAGEVDRDNSVDKVEQILQGAMQEFLQHGYAGTSMDRVAVAAGVSKATVYSHFQDKEGLFKVLLEQLASKKNNSIFGTEPIEGEPGAILHQVATKALEQMINDKEHSAFMRVLIGESGRFPELAQICVRAMIKPVAETLTQYLAAPELKIPDPEATARILIGALVHFHITQNVMHGEDIIPMESDRLIDALTHLINKCAD